The following coding sequences are from one Equus caballus isolate H_3958 breed thoroughbred chromosome 27, TB-T2T, whole genome shotgun sequence window:
- the LOC138915135 gene encoding pro-neuregulin-2, membrane-bound isoform-like encodes MRWRRAPRRSGSAGPRAPRPGPAARSPPPLLPLLLLCAAALAPGAAAGDEAAPAGASVCYSSPPSVGSVQELAQRAAVVIEGKVQPPRRQQGALDRKAAAGEAGAWGGERKPPARDPLPTANGTVPSWPTALAPGAGEPGDEAPYLVKVHQVWAVKAGGLKKDSLLTVRLGAWGHPAFPSCGRLKEDSRYIFFMEPDANSSSRAPAAFRASFPPLETGRNLKKEVSRVLCKRCGKFLAPGGVRGPAAGGAFPGRGGPRGSTAAEPMRSEEFSSRL; translated from the coding sequence ATGAGATGGCGACGCGCCCCGCGCCGCTCCGGGAGTGCCGGCCCTCgggccccgcgccccggccccgccgcccgctcgccgccgccgctgctgccgctgctgctgctgtgcgCCGCGGCCCTGGCGCCGGGGGCGGCCGCCGGCGACGAGGCGGCTCCCGCGGGGGCCTCGGTGTGCTACTCGTCCCCGCCCAGCGTGGGCTCGGTGCAGGAGCTGGCTCAGCGCGCCGCGGTGGTGATCGAGGGAAAGGTGCAGCCACCGCGGCGGCAGCAGGGGGCACTCGACAGGAAGGCGGCGGCGGGCGAGGCAGGGGCGTGGGGAGGTGAGCGCAAGCCGCCCGCCCGGGACCCGCTGCCCACCGCCAACGGGACCGTGCCCTCctggcccacggccctggcgccCGGCGCCGGCGAGCCCGGGGACGAGGCGCCCTATCTGGTGAAGGTGCACCAGGTGTGGGCGGTCAAAGCCGGGGGCTTGAAGAAGGACTCGCTGCTCACCGTACGCCTGGGGGCCTGGGGCCACCCCGCGTTCCCGTCCTGCGGGAGGCTCAAGGAGGACAGCAGGTACATCTTCTTCATGGAGCCCGATGCCAACAGCAGCAGCCGGGCGCCGGCCGCCTTCCGAGCATCTTTCCCCCCTCTCGAGACGGGCCGGAACCTCAAGAAGGAGGTCAGCCGGGTGCTGTGCAAGCGGTGCGGTAAGTTCCTCGCCCCCGGGGGCGTGCGCGGGCCGGCCGCGGGGGGCGCATTCCCGGGGCGCGGCGGCCCCCGGGGCTCGACGGCTGCTGAGCCGATGCGTTCGGAGGAGTTTAGTTCGAGGTTGTAG